CTTCTCGGTGAGCTTCGTGATCCCCTTGATGTCGCGGAATTCGCCCGCCATCTGACCTTGCAGCCAGTCGGCGGCCTCGGCACGGAACGCCTCTTCCGCCTGCGAAAATCCCAGCTTCATGCCGCTTCTCCGAGGATCATTGCGGCAACTTGTTCCCGGTGCCATGCATTGCTGCCGAGCATGGATTGCAGCGCCCGCGCACGCTTGAAAAACAGGTGCGCATCGTGTTCCCAGGTGAACCCTATCCCACCGTGGAGCTGGATCATGTCGCCGGCGCATCGCAGGAACGTGTCGGTGGCAAAGCTCTTGGCGGCATGCAGCGCCAGCGGCGCTTCGTCCGATCCTTCGTCCACCGCGCAGGCCGCCCAATACACGGCGCTGCGCGCCTGTTCGATCTCGATCATCATGTCCGCCAGGCGGTGTTTGTAGGCCTGGAACGACCCGATCGGGCGACCGAACTGGACGCGTTCCTTGGCGTAAGCCACCGTGCGGTCGAGAGCCTCCTGCGCGCCGCCGAGCGCCTCTGCCGCGGCGACGACGAAGGCGGCCTGGTGCGCCGCGGTGCTTGCCGCCATCGGATCGGCGAGTGGCTCCCCTTTGGCTCCCTGGAATGAAACGCGGGCGTAGGGCCGCGTCTGGTCCATCGTCGTCAGCGGGGTGACCGTCACGCCCTCTGCGTCAGCCGGGACGATCCAGGCCGATGCGTTGTTACTGGCCAGAAAGACCTGCGCAGACCCACCATGCGCGACGAAGCCCGCTTCGCCCGAAATCCTGTTGCCATCAGCCACGAAACCCGCGTCGTGCGCGTAGCCCGCGATGACTTCGCCGGAGAGAAGGCGCGGCAGCCAGCTTTCGCGCTGCGCATCGCTGCCACCCGCCGCGATTGCCTGCGCGCACTGGGCGAGGCTACCCAGCATCGGCAGGGCGGAAACCTGTGCGCCCGCGGCCTCGGCAATGATTGCCAGCTCCACCAGCCCCAGCCCGGCGCCACCGACCGCTTCCGGAATGCCGATGCCCGACAGCCCAAGCTCTGCGCAGAACGCGTCCCACAAGGCGCGATCGATTCCGTCGTTGGCCATCGCCGCCCGGGTGCGGGCCGAAGACGCGTTCTCGCGGAAGAACGCCTGCGCGGTTTCCACGATCATCGCCTGTTCGTCGGTGAATGCGAAATGCATCAGGCGGTCCCCCAGACTTTTCGGGGAGCAACCCTTTCGGCGAGCAACGTCTCAACGGCCTCGCCGACCTCGTCGGGGTTCCAGCGCCTGCCCGCGTCCACCGCCGGTCCTTCGCGCCAGCCATCTCCCAGCATGATCCTGCCGCCTTCCAGTTCGAACACGCAGCCAGTCACGTTCGCACTCTCGCTGGAGCCGAGCCAGACGACGGTGGGGGCGATGTTCGCCGGGTCCATCACGTCAAACGCGTCGCCCTGGGTGGCCATCTTGTCCGCGAAGGCCTGCTCCGTCATGCGGGTGCGCGCCGAAGGGGCGAGCGCGTTGGCCGTGATGCCGTATCGGCCGAGTTCGGCTGCCTGCACCAGCGTTAGCGACGCGATCCCGCCCTTGGCGGTCGAATAGGCCGACTGCGCGATGGAACCCTGGAGCCCTGCCCCACTGGTGGTATTGATGATCCGCGCATCGGGATTTTCCCCGCGCTTCTGCTTTGCACGCCAGTAATCCACGGCGTGGCGCGCCAGGCAGAAATGGCCGCGCAGATGGACGTGCATGGTCGCGTCCCATTCTTCCGGCGTGGCGGACACGAACATGCGGTCGCGCACGATCCCTGCGTTGTTGACGATCACGTGAAGGTCGCCGAACGCCTCGATCGCCGCATCCACGATACGCTTCGCAGCGTCCCAGTCGGTGATGTCCTCGTAATTCGCGAGGGCCGCCCCGCCCGCCGCGCGAATTTCATCGACCACCGCGTCGGCGGCGCTCGTGTCGCGACCTTCCCCGCCCAGCGAAGTGCCGATGTCGTTGACGACCACGTTCGCGCCTTCGGCGGCGAAGGCGAGCGCATAGGCGCGTCCCAGCCCGCGCGCTGCGCCGGTGATGATCACTGTCCGGTTGTCGCAGATTCCCATGTCTTATCCCAATGCCTGGAGAGTGTG
This region of Tsuneonella aeria genomic DNA includes:
- a CDS encoding acyl-CoA dehydrogenase family protein, producing the protein MHFAFTDEQAMIVETAQAFFRENASSARTRAAMANDGIDRALWDAFCAELGLSGIGIPEAVGGAGLGLVELAIIAEAAGAQVSALPMLGSLAQCAQAIAAGGSDAQRESWLPRLLSGEVIAGYAHDAGFVADGNRISGEAGFVAHGGSAQVFLASNNASAWIVPADAEGVTVTPLTTMDQTRPYARVSFQGAKGEPLADPMAASTAAHQAAFVVAAAEALGGAQEALDRTVAYAKERVQFGRPIGSFQAYKHRLADMMIEIEQARSAVYWAACAVDEGSDEAPLALHAAKSFATDTFLRCAGDMIQLHGGIGFTWEHDAHLFFKRARALQSMLGSNAWHREQVAAMILGEAA
- a CDS encoding SDR family oxidoreductase, with product MGICDNRTVIITGAARGLGRAYALAFAAEGANVVVNDIGTSLGGEGRDTSAADAVVDEIRAAGGAALANYEDITDWDAAKRIVDAAIEAFGDLHVIVNNAGIVRDRMFVSATPEEWDATMHVHLRGHFCLARHAVDYWRAKQKRGENPDARIINTTSGAGLQGSIAQSAYSTAKGGIASLTLVQAAELGRYGITANALAPSARTRMTEQAFADKMATQGDAFDVMDPANIAPTVVWLGSSESANVTGCVFELEGGRIMLGDGWREGPAVDAGRRWNPDEVGEAVETLLAERVAPRKVWGTA